A window from Streptomyces sp. NBC_00335 encodes these proteins:
- a CDS encoding D-alanine--D-alanine ligase family protein gives MSSENLPQTPEQQGRKPRVAVVFGGRSSEHAISVVTAGAVLRSIDRSKYEVLPIGITTDGRWALTADEPARMAISGGTLPNVDQLADSEDGAVVLSVDPASREVVYTEPGAVPKALGEVDVVFPVLHGPYGEDGTLQGLLELSGVPYVGSGVLASAVGQDKDYMKRVFTSFGLRVGPYVTIRPREWENDREGALARIAEFAGEHGWPLFIKPARAGSSIGITKVDEPAGLDAAIREARRHDPKIIVEALLRGREIECGVLEFEDGPRASVPAEIPPVSSHDFYDFEAKYIDSASGIVPAPLTPEQTAEVQKLAIEAFDAASCEGLVRADFFLTEDGTFVINEINTMPGFTPISMYPLMWQKSGIEYPELVDRLIQAALRRSTGLR, from the coding sequence ATGAGCAGCGAGAACCTCCCCCAGACCCCTGAGCAGCAGGGCCGCAAGCCCCGCGTGGCCGTCGTGTTCGGCGGCCGCAGCTCGGAACACGCCATTTCGGTCGTCACCGCGGGCGCCGTCCTGCGCTCCATCGACCGCTCCAAGTACGAGGTGCTGCCCATCGGCATCACCACGGACGGCCGGTGGGCGCTGACCGCCGACGAGCCCGCCCGGATGGCCATCTCCGGCGGCACGCTCCCGAACGTCGACCAGCTCGCGGACTCCGAGGACGGCGCCGTCGTGCTGTCCGTCGACCCGGCCAGCCGCGAGGTCGTCTACACCGAGCCGGGCGCCGTTCCCAAGGCCCTGGGCGAGGTCGACGTCGTCTTCCCCGTCCTGCACGGCCCGTACGGCGAGGACGGCACCCTCCAGGGCCTTCTGGAGCTCTCCGGCGTCCCGTACGTCGGCTCGGGCGTCCTCGCCTCGGCCGTCGGCCAGGACAAGGACTACATGAAGCGCGTCTTCACGTCCTTCGGACTGCGCGTCGGCCCGTACGTGACCATCCGCCCCCGCGAGTGGGAGAACGACCGCGAGGGCGCCCTCGCCCGCATCGCGGAGTTCGCCGGTGAGCACGGCTGGCCGCTGTTCATCAAGCCGGCCCGCGCCGGATCCTCGATCGGCATCACCAAGGTCGACGAGCCCGCCGGACTGGACGCCGCGATCCGCGAGGCCCGCCGCCACGACCCGAAGATCATCGTGGAGGCGCTGCTGCGCGGCCGCGAGATCGAGTGCGGGGTCCTGGAGTTCGAGGACGGACCGCGCGCGAGCGTGCCCGCCGAGATCCCGCCGGTCTCCAGCCACGACTTCTACGACTTCGAGGCGAAGTACATCGACTCCGCCTCCGGAATCGTGCCGGCCCCGCTCACCCCCGAGCAGACCGCCGAAGTCCAGAAGCTCGCGATCGAGGCCTTCGACGCCGCGTCCTGCGAGGGCCTGGTGCGTGCCGACTTCTTCCTCACCGAGGACGGCACCTTCGTCATCAACGAGATCAACACCATGCCGGGCTTCACGCCGATCTCCATGTACCCGCTGATGTGGCAGAAGTCGGGCATCGAGTACCCGGAGCTGGTGGACCGCCTGATCCAGGCCGCCCTGCGCCGCTCCACCGGACTGCGCTAG
- a CDS encoding NAD(P)H-dependent glycerol-3-phosphate dehydrogenase, protein MTRPVKAAVFGTGSWGTAFAMVLADAGCEVVLWGRRQELVDAINGGRTNPDYFPDVELPANIRATTDPAEAAAGADFTVLAVPSQTLRGNLAAWAPLLAPETVLVSLMKGVELGTAKRMSEVIEEVAKVPAERIAIVTGPNLAAEIAARQPAASVVACVDEAAAQRLQAACHTPYFRPYTSTDVIGCELGGAVKNVIGLAVGIADGMGLGDNTKGSLITRGLAEATRLGLAMGADPLTFSGLAGLGDLVATCSSPLSRNHTFGTNLGRGMTLEETIAVTKQTAEGVKSCQSVADLARRHGVDMPITDTVVDIVHHGKPTLVALKELMGRSAKPERR, encoded by the coding sequence GTGACACGTCCCGTGAAGGCAGCCGTATTCGGAACCGGCTCCTGGGGCACGGCCTTCGCCATGGTCCTCGCCGACGCCGGCTGCGAGGTGGTCCTGTGGGGCCGCCGCCAAGAGCTCGTCGACGCCATCAACGGCGGCCGGACCAACCCGGACTATTTCCCCGACGTCGAACTCCCCGCGAACATCCGCGCCACCACCGACCCGGCCGAGGCCGCGGCCGGCGCCGACTTCACGGTCCTCGCCGTGCCCTCGCAGACCCTGCGCGGCAACCTCGCCGCCTGGGCCCCGCTGCTGGCACCCGAGACCGTGCTCGTCTCGCTGATGAAGGGCGTCGAACTCGGCACCGCCAAGCGGATGAGCGAGGTCATCGAAGAGGTGGCGAAGGTCCCGGCCGAGCGCATCGCCATCGTCACCGGCCCCAACCTGGCCGCCGAGATCGCGGCCCGGCAGCCGGCCGCCTCGGTGGTGGCCTGCGTGGACGAGGCCGCCGCCCAGCGCCTCCAGGCCGCCTGCCACACCCCGTACTTCCGCCCGTACACGAGCACCGACGTCATCGGCTGCGAGCTCGGCGGCGCCGTCAAGAACGTCATCGGCCTCGCCGTCGGCATCGCCGACGGCATGGGCCTCGGCGACAACACCAAGGGCTCGCTCATCACCCGCGGCCTCGCCGAAGCCACCCGCCTGGGCCTGGCGATGGGCGCCGACCCGCTCACCTTCTCGGGCCTCGCGGGCCTCGGTGACCTCGTCGCCACCTGCTCCTCTCCGCTCTCCAGGAACCACACCTTCGGCACCAACCTCGGCCGCGGGATGACCCTGGAGGAGACCATCGCGGTCACCAAGCAGACCGCCGAGGGCGTCAAGTCCTGCCAGTCCGTGGCCGATCTGGCCCGCCGCCACGGAGTGGACATGCCGATCACCGACACGGTCGTCGACATCGTCCACCACGGCAAGCCCACCCTGGTCGCGCTCAAGGAACTCATGGGACGCAGCGCCAAACCGGAACGGCGCTGA